From the Anaeromyxobacter dehalogenans 2CP-1 genome, the window GCGACCACGGCGTCGAGCTCGACCCCGAGCGCGCTCGCGTTCCGGCGGACGCACACGGCGGTGAGGACCTCGTGCCGCGTCCCGGAGAGCGCGCGCAGCATCCGCCGGGCGTCGTCCGCGTCGCGCGGCTTGCCGAGCACCTCGCCGCCGAGGACCACCGCGGTGTCCGCCGCGAGCACCAGGTCCCCGGGCACCGCGCGCGCCTTCTCCCGCGCCACCCGGAGCACGTAGTCCCTGGGCGGCTCGCCGGGCAGCACGCGCTCGTCGGTGTCGGCCGGGCGGATCTCCAGCGCGAGCCCGAGCTGCGCGAGCAGCTCGCGCCGGCGGGGGCTCTGCGACGCGAGGACGAGCCGGGGCGCCACGTCAGGGCTGCGGCGCAGCCGGCTGGGCCGCGCCCAGCAGCGCCACGTTCTCCTCGATCTTCGCCTTGCCGCGCAGCTCCTCGAGCCAGGCGCGGCGCACCTGCTCCGCCTTCATGCCCTGGAGCCGCGCCTCGATGCCCGCGCGCTCCGCCTCGAACCTCGCGGGATCCGGCGACTCGCGCAGCTTGACCACGGCGATCACCGGGCCGCTCGGCGTGTCGAAGACCTTCGGGAGCACCTCGCCCGCCTTCGCGGAGAGCGCGGCCTGCGCCAGCTCCGGCGCGGCGCCGACGCGCGGCACCACCGGCGAGCCGGCGCCGAACGGC encodes:
- a CDS encoding Maf family protein — its product is MAPRLVLASQSPRRRELLAQLGLALEIRPADTDERVLPGEPPRDYVLRVAREKARAVPGDLVLAADTAVVLGGEVLGKPRDADDARRMLRALSGTRHEVLTAVCVRRNASALGVELDAVVATEVAFARLGDAEIDWYVGTGEPLDKAGAYAIQGSGGAFVEEVRGSVSNVVGLPLAETAALLRRAGFPLPWERP